In Chloroflexi bacterium ADurb.Bin180, one genomic interval encodes:
- the pta_3 gene encoding Phosphate acetyltransferase — MTISSFVELMAEAKKAGPRMVAIAAPHEEEILRSAVAAEEEGIANYTLVGDRERIRSVAADKGLDVSRMMVINEPDPRTAARKVMELLRMGHADLAMKGKIETGDFLRAALDREMGLRIGRLFSHVAVFEIPGFDRLLFVTDSGVVVAPTMEQKVEIVQNAISVAQRLGVKQPKVAILAATEMVNPKIPTTMDAANLAKMADRGQIQGGLVDGPLALDNAISPESVAIKGIKSAVAGSADILVTPDVEAGNMLAKAITYFARGKMAGVVVGAKSPLIVASRSDPHETKLISTALGVLLAS; from the coding sequence ATGACCATTTCGTCGTTCGTCGAGCTGATGGCCGAGGCCAAAAAGGCCGGGCCGCGCATGGTGGCCATCGCCGCGCCCCATGAGGAAGAGATCCTGCGCTCGGCCGTGGCTGCCGAGGAGGAGGGCATCGCGAACTATACCCTCGTCGGCGACCGCGAACGCATCCGCAGCGTGGCCGCGGACAAGGGCCTCGACGTTTCGCGGATGATGGTCATCAACGAGCCAGACCCGCGCACGGCCGCACGCAAGGTGATGGAGCTGCTGCGTATGGGCCACGCCGACCTGGCCATGAAGGGCAAGATCGAGACGGGCGACTTTTTGCGCGCCGCTCTGGACCGCGAGATGGGCCTGCGCATCGGCCGCCTGTTCAGCCACGTGGCCGTGTTCGAGATCCCCGGGTTCGACCGTCTGCTCTTTGTCACCGATTCCGGCGTGGTGGTGGCGCCAACGATGGAGCAAAAGGTCGAGATCGTGCAGAACGCCATTTCCGTCGCCCAGCGCCTGGGGGTCAAGCAGCCCAAGGTGGCCATCCTCGCTGCCACCGAGATGGTCAATCCCAAGATCCCCACCACGATGGACGCGGCCAACCTGGCCAAGATGGCCGACCGCGGCCAGATTCAGGGCGGCCTGGTCGACGGCCCCCTGGCCCTCGACAACGCCATCTCGCCCGAGTCGGTGGCCATCAAGGGCATCAAGAGCGCGGTCGCGGGGAGCGCCGACATCCTGGTCACGCCCGACGTCGAAGCAGGCAACATGCTGGCCAAGGCCATCACCTACTTTGCCCGCGGCAAGATGGCGGGAGTGGTCGTCGGCGCCAAGTCTCCGCTGATCGTGGCCTCGCGCTCTGATCCGCACGAAACCAAACTCATCTCAACAGCTCTGGGAGTGCTGCTGGCCTCTTGA
- the gltD_5 gene encoding Glutamate synthase (NADPH) small chain has protein sequence MSHIINFRSVSEMPDVAMSLGTTRYNKTGSWRYLRPLYRNRTSPCFAACPAGEDIAQHLRWVKEGQYERALTRILEENPFPGVCGRVCPHPCEAECNRAELGGAIAIHHVERFLADLPIARCLPVVRPIDPDAQAVAVIGSGPAGLSCAYQLARLGRPVTVFEALNEPGGMMRVGIPPYRLPRAVLDAEIESIAALGVKIVTNKRLGDTLGWDELKPFKALFLAFGQHVSKRLDIPGEELDGVVAGLDFLRQVNLGKKVKVGRSVAVIGGGNTAMDAARSALRLGAQKVTILYRRSRNEMPAIAEEIEETQAEGIHFQYLSAPVHVLGDAGHVTGLRCVQMTLGDPDERGRRKPIPVSGSDFTVAADMVITALGQDADLSPVAGSVDIRSGLLAINEAGATSCPTVFAGGDCATGFGTVAWAVGSGKRGALAIDKYLRGEALEGFPPLREHGSGGSTVLAAPRDVDPAVVTFQDINQAYFESEPRAVQRQKPVGRRVKSMRSEVNLGLSEADVRCEAERCFSCGTCNGCDNCWVYCPDVAISRLNHEDYVIDYDYCKGCGLCAEECPREAIAIEEELKWKK, from the coding sequence ATGTCCCACATCATCAACTTTCGCTCCGTGTCGGAAATGCCCGATGTGGCCATGTCGCTCGGCACGACGCGCTACAACAAGACCGGGTCCTGGCGCTACCTGCGGCCGCTCTACCGCAACCGCACCTCGCCCTGTTTTGCTGCCTGCCCGGCGGGGGAGGACATTGCCCAGCACCTGCGCTGGGTGAAAGAGGGCCAGTACGAACGGGCGCTCACCCGCATCCTGGAGGAGAACCCCTTCCCCGGGGTGTGCGGCCGGGTGTGCCCCCATCCCTGCGAGGCCGAGTGCAACCGCGCCGAGCTGGGCGGGGCCATCGCCATTCACCACGTCGAGCGGTTCCTGGCCGACCTGCCCATCGCCCGCTGTCTGCCCGTGGTCCGTCCCATCGACCCCGACGCGCAGGCTGTGGCGGTCATCGGTTCGGGGCCGGCCGGCCTGTCCTGTGCCTACCAACTGGCGCGGCTGGGCCGCCCGGTCACCGTGTTCGAAGCGCTGAACGAGCCCGGCGGCATGATGCGCGTGGGCATTCCGCCCTACCGCCTGCCCCGCGCCGTGCTCGACGCCGAAATCGAGTCCATCGCCGCGCTGGGCGTCAAGATTGTCACCAATAAGCGCCTCGGCGACACCCTGGGCTGGGACGAGCTCAAGCCGTTCAAGGCGCTCTTCCTGGCCTTTGGCCAGCACGTAAGCAAGAGGCTCGACATCCCCGGCGAAGAGCTGGATGGCGTGGTGGCCGGACTCGACTTTTTGCGGCAGGTGAATCTCGGCAAGAAGGTGAAGGTTGGCCGGTCCGTGGCCGTCATTGGCGGTGGCAACACGGCGATGGACGCGGCGCGCTCGGCCCTGCGCCTGGGCGCGCAGAAGGTGACCATCCTCTACCGCCGCTCACGCAACGAGATGCCGGCCATCGCCGAAGAGATCGAAGAGACCCAGGCCGAGGGCATTCACTTCCAGTACCTTTCCGCGCCGGTGCACGTGCTGGGCGACGCGGGCCACGTCACCGGCCTGCGCTGCGTGCAGATGACTCTCGGTGATCCGGACGAGCGCGGCCGCCGCAAACCCATCCCCGTCTCCGGCTCGGATTTCACCGTGGCCGCCGATATGGTCATCACCGCGCTGGGCCAGGACGCGGACCTCTCGCCGGTGGCGGGCAGCGTGGATATCCGCTCCGGGCTGCTGGCCATCAACGAGGCGGGCGCAACCTCCTGCCCGACGGTGTTTGCCGGTGGCGACTGTGCGACCGGCTTTGGCACGGTGGCCTGGGCCGTTGGCTCGGGCAAACGCGGCGCCCTGGCCATCGACAAATACCTGCGGGGCGAGGCGCTGGAAGGCTTTCCACCGCTGCGCGAGCACGGCAGCGGCGGCAGCACCGTCCTGGCCGCCCCGCGCGATGTGGACCCGGCGGTGGTCACCTTCCAGGACATCAACCAGGCCTACTTTGAGTCCGAGCCGCGTGCGGTGCAGCGCCAGAAACCGGTTGGGCGGCGCGTCAAGTCCATGCGCAGCGAGGTCAACCTCGGGCTGAGCGAAGCCGATGTGCGCTGCGAAGCCGAGCGCTGCTTTAGCTGTGGCACCTGCAACGGCTGCGATAATTGCTGGGTCTACTGCCCGGACGTGGCCATCTCGCGCCTCAACCACGAGGACTATGTCATCGACTATGACTATTGCAAGGGCTGCGGCCTGTGCGCCGAAGAATGCCCGCGTGAGGCGATCGCCATCGAGGAGGAGCTCAAATGGAAAAAGTGA
- the padE_2 gene encoding NADH-dependent phenylglyoxylate dehydrogenase subunit gamma — MIEVRIHGRGGQGAVIASKVLADAIFREGRYVQSFPSFGVERRGAPVAAFTRIDERPIRLRCQIYEPDHVMVLDPSLMQVVDVTAGLKDSGWVLINSPEDPASFALRQGLRVATVDANAIAIKYHLGPRNAPIVNTAILGAFARVTGLVTVDTVAKAVEAAVPTKREDNVAATREAFQTVRFS, encoded by the coding sequence GTGATCGAGGTTCGAATTCATGGGCGCGGCGGCCAGGGTGCCGTGATCGCTTCCAAGGTTCTGGCCGACGCCATCTTTCGTGAGGGCCGCTACGTGCAGTCGTTCCCCTCTTTTGGCGTCGAGCGCCGCGGTGCGCCGGTAGCTGCCTTCACCCGCATCGACGAACGGCCCATCCGCTTGCGCTGTCAGATCTATGAGCCAGACCACGTGATGGTGCTCGACCCGAGCCTGATGCAGGTGGTGGACGTAACGGCCGGCCTGAAGGACAGCGGCTGGGTGCTCATCAACAGCCCGGAGGATCCGGCCTCTTTTGCGCTGCGCCAGGGGCTGCGCGTGGCCACAGTCGATGCCAACGCCATCGCCATCAAGTACCATCTGGGGCCGCGCAACGCACCCATCGTCAATACCGCCATTCTGGGGGCCTTTGCCCGCGTCACCGGGCTGGTTACCGTCGACACGGTGGCCAAAGCGGTGGAAGCGGCAGTGCCCACCAAGCGCGAGGACAACGTGGCCGCCACACGCGAGGCCTTCCAGACGGTCCGTTTCAGCTAG